The window TACTTTGGGATCAGTATTTGGAATCTCTAAATGGTATTGTAGAACCGAAGATTTATGGCCATTATGTGGTATGGAATCCTCCTAGCATAGTGGGTATTCCAGATAATAGGTTCTATGTTTACTCTATTGATTTGTCTAATTTGCCCTCTTTTGTTGAGGTCTGGGCTCCAGTTACTTCTAGGGTGTATCTTGATGGTGTCTTTGTAGGTGAGACACCTTTGAGGCTTAATGTGTCGCCTGGAATTCACACGTTTAGGATTGTTGAGGAGCTGTACTACCCATATAACATCACTTTGAATGTTGAATCTGGCAGAGGCTATCTCTTGGATGCTGACCTCCGACCTCTTGAGGGGGTTTTATCGGTGCTATCTTCACCAGAGGCAATCGTTATCATTGATGGACATGGGAATTTCACAGCACCGTTTAACCTAACACTTGCTCCTGGAAAATACTTGCTGAAGTTTCAATCTGCAGAGTATCCAGAGCAGTATATGACTATTACAAAAATAGTTCAAGTTTTTTCAAATCGGACGACAGTTGTTTCAGTAAGTTTGCCACTTGTCTATTCAAATCTTACAATAATGAGCTCACCACAAGGTGCTAGAATTATCCTAAATGGCTCTGAGGTTGGGATTACACCGATGAGTGTTCTCCTTAAGCCCGGATTATATAACATATCACTTCAGCTTGAAGGATACAAACCCTTTAGTACTGCTATTGATCTCAGGAGCAGAGAGTTCACGATTAACGCGACTCTTGAAAGGCTTCTTTTAAACAATACTGCTCATCAAGAACTCGCAGATCGAGAACACAATACATCTTCAAAAGAGACGCCCTCTGGGAACACAATATGTGGGCCTGCCTTTCTAGTATCTCTCTTGTTAATAATGACTTTCCTTGGACGTCGTTTCTAAAATCCTTTTAAGTTTTGTTTTCTATTTCATTAAGGTGAGACCATGAGAATCGAGGACGTTTACATCTGGGACATCAACGCCAAGTGGCTTGGAATCTCACCCTTCCAGCTCATGGAAAATGCTGGCGCTGGAGTTGCCAGAACGATTGAGGAAAAGTTTGGGAAAGGCCTCAAGGTAGCCGTCTTCTCTGGAACTGGCAACAACGGCGGCGACGGCTTTGTTGCCGCTCGGCATCTCAGCTTCGAGAACGATGTTACTCTCTTTCTCATAGGCGATGAGGCTAAGATACGGAGTGAGGAAGCTAAGCATAACTGGGAAATCCTGAAGGGCCTCGACTTCGTGAGAATCAAGATCCTCAAGGACTCGACATACATTAAGGCCCTCGATTTGTCTGGCTTCGATGTCATAGTAGATGCCCTTCTTGGAGCCGGCACAAAGGGCGAGCCGCGCGAGCCGATACGCTCGGCCATCGAGAAGATAAACGAATACGCCGGAAAGGCCAAGATAGTCAGTGTTGACCTGCCAAGCGGCTACCCATCTGCGGTTCGCGTTAAGGCCGACTTCGCCGTAACATTCCAGTGGGACAAGGAGGAGTATGATGGCTTCGAGCGCGTTGTGGTTAAGATAGGCTATCCCAAGGAACTCTACCACCTCGTTGGCCCCGGTGATGCGAAGTTCGCACTCAGAAAGAAGGGCGAGCACAAGGGTCAGAACGGAAGGCTGTTAATAATCGGCGGAAGCGAGGACTACTTCGGCGCGCCCTACTTGGCGGCAAAAGCTGCTTCATATCTTGTGGACTTGGTTTATTTAGTGATGCCGGAATATCCTGCGAAGCGCATAGCCGACCCGGATATTATTCTAAGGCCAGTCGAAGGAAAGAACTTCACAAAAGAGCATCTTGAAGAAGTCTTGGCACTGGCAGAAAAGTCTGATGCCGTCATCATAGGGCCTGGCATAGGATTAAGGGAAGAAACTAAGGAGTTCGTCAGGGAATTTGTAAAGCGCTGCGAAAAGCCTTTAGTCATAGACGCCGACGGCCTAAAGGGCATAGCTGAGGACTTGAGCGTTCTCAAGGGCAAGACCTTCGTCCTAACTCCCCACGGTGGCGAGTTCAAGGTCCTCTTTGGCGTCAAGCCTGAGGGTTCCTTTCAGGAAAAAGCAGAGCTCGTGAGGGCAAAGGCAAGGGAAATTGGTGGCGTTATCCTGCTCAAGGGTGCTTACGACGTCATAAGCGACGGAAAAACCTGGAAGTACAACAGAACCGGCAACAGGGGAATGACCACCGGAGGAACTGGAGATGTGTTGGCTGGCCTCGTTGGGGCCCTGCTGGCTCTGGGCAACGAGCCGCTAAGGGCCGCTTCCGTTGGCGCCTTCATCAACGGCCTCGCTGGGGATATGGTGAAGGACGAGCTCGGCGAGAACTTCACCGCTTTGGAGGTTGCCAAAAAGGTGCCGCACGCGGTTAAATGGGTGGTGGAGTTCTAATCTTCTTCGTCTTTTTAAATAGGAAAAGAAAACAGAGTTCAGCCAACACCACAGTAGCTCCAGACGGAGTAGCCGTACTGGCCGTTGGCCGGGTCGTGGGCCGGGGCTTCAAGGTAGACCCAGCCGCTTGAGTCCACCCACTTGTCAATCCAGCCGCCGAGGTTGCCGGTGTACTCGTGTATGCACGACCCGGCAAACTTCGGAACGTAGACCCACCTTCCGGCTTTGCTTGAGCCGAGGTTGATATAGGTTATCAGTCCCGGTTTGCTTCCGTAGCCGCTTCTGACGAATATCAGCTCGTCGCTGTCGTAGTAGACTATGTCGGTGCTCCCCCCCGCGAGGTTGTCGTGTATCCAGATGAGGTTTATCAGCTTGTCCTTGTTGAGCCACTCCTCGTAGTCGCGGTAGAATATCATGGGCTGACCCTCGTAGGTGAGGATGAACGCATAAGCTGGATACTTGTTCCAGATTATGTCCGTGTCGTGGTTGGCGACGAAGGTCACTGCCTTGAACGGGTCGCGGCTAACTACGGTCTGGCCGTATCTGAGGGCATCGACGAGGGCGGGGATGTTGTTGTTATCGAAGGCCTCGTCCATCTTGTAGTAGAGCGGGAAGTCAAAGACTTTGGCACCACTGGAGTAAGCCCAGTTGAGAAGGGCGTCGACGTTAGTGTCCCAGTATTCTCCAACGGCCCAGCCTCCCCAGTAGCTCAGCCACGAGTTAACCACCCACGCCGGGTAGCCCTTGACGTAGTCAAAGCGCCAGGCGTCAATTCCAATGCTCCTGAGGTAAGCAGCGTAGCTCTCGTTGCTCTTCCACAGCCAGTACTGGTTCCACTCTTTGTCGTGGTCTATGTCGGGGAAACCTCCGAAGGTGCCTTCATCGGCGTAGCTGACGTCATTGGGATGGAAGTCGAGGTAGCAGGCGGTGTATTTGCCTGAGGCAACACCAGAAAAGTCCGTCCAGGTGTAGTCGTTGACGAAGGGGTTCCACTCTAAATCGCCGCCCGCCCTGTGGTTTATGACTATGTCCGCTACCACCTTCATGTTGTAGGCGTGTGCCGTGTTGATTAGGGATATGAGCTCGTCCTTTGAGCCGAACCTCGTTTCTACCGTTCCCTTCTGGTCATACTCGCCGAGGTCGAAGTAGTCGTATGGATCGTAGCCCATGGAGTAGTTGCCGCTCATGCCTTTACTCGCCGGAGGTAGCCATATTGCGGCTATGCCCGCTTGTGACCACTCCGGCACCTTGGCTCTTATTGTATCCCACCAAATTCCACCCATTGGCACATCCCAGTAGAAGGCCTGCATTATGACTCCGCCGTTTTCCAGTGTTTCCGCCCTGGCTGGAACTGCAAACAGGCTCATGGAAATCAGAATGGCCATCAAAACTGCAACGGCTGCTTTTCTGGCCATGTTACCACCCGGGTAAGCTGCTCACAATATATCACCGATGGTGAAATATTTAAACTTTGCCGCCAATGTGCATTGGAGAACCTAATCGTTCATCCACTGGGCGATGAAAATGAAACTTCACGTTTTATCGGGAATGATAAAAAGAAGCCTCAGAATTCCACGAGCTTCTTTACTTCTTTGGCTTTCTCGCAGAGCTCGCAGCTCTGGAGGAAAACGAGCATGTTGAAAAGGTGGAAGAGCTCTACCTCCGTCAGATCCACTTTGGCTTGGGATATTCTCTTGAGTATAGGCTGGGAGTTGAGTTCAATTTCGTTGAGCACCGTCTTGGTGAGATGCTTTAGTTTTTCTCGGTCTTTTATTTTGGCGCCTGCTTTTTCAAGGATTTGGATGAGCTTTTCAGCCTCTACCTGGAGATAGGCCTGTCTGAACTCTTCTATGACCTCGTCAGGGTCTGCTTTTATGAGGAAGAGCCTCGCTGTCCTGGTGTATATCCTCTCGTTACCGTCATTGTCGAGCTCCTTGATGAGTCCCGCGTTCTCGAGAATCTTCACGTGTCGATAGACGGTTGTTCTGTCCTTTCCAAGTGCGCTGCTAAGCTCGATAATTGTCATTGGACGCTCTCTTAGTAATTGGAGGATTTTGAATCGTGTCTCCTCTGATAGGACTTTTACCTTCTCGGGTTCTGTTATTATCAAAACGCCTTTCACTCAGTACTCCTCCAACTTGTCTTGAGGGGTTTCTCCTTCCTCAACGATTTTCTTCCCGGCTGCGACCATATCGATGCTGTGAACAACTCCGCCGAACTCCTCGATAGTCCTAACTATCTCCTCGTAATCCAGATTGTCTCCGACCATGGTTATCTTGACGTTCTCCGTCTCCTTATCTATCTCTACGAGGGTTATGTTAACTCCATCTACCCCCTCGAGCTCGCTCAGTCCCAAAGCCAGCTCTGTCACTATCGGCTGGTGCGGCTTAAGCACGTCTAGAACTAGAAGCCTTATCCCCTTTGCCATAGTCCATCGCTTCTCCTTTCACTCTCACTTTTTAAGTATTTTCCCGAGCTTCCGGAGGAGCTCCATCGCTTCCTCATCGCGGCCCATCTTGGCCATTGCCAGCCATTCTATGGCGTGGATTATGTCTTCGTTGGAGAAGTCCTTAAGCTTCTCCTCGTTTACCTCTATCTCCTTGGATATCTCGGTCTTGTATTCGTGCTCCTTCTCGAGGATGTTGTCCATCACGTCAAGGAGCTCATCGTCGTCGAATTCATATCCCAGGGCCTTGAATATCTCGAGTTTGGTCTTGAGCCTCGAGCGGGCAAGGTAGCGGAGTTCTTCATCGCCGAGATAGAGGTTGATGTAAAAGGCATCTGCCGTTCTTCCATAGTACTTCTCGACGAGGTTGCCTTTCATCTCCGTCCTCTTGACCTCAACGAGACCGGCCTCCTTGAGCTTCTCTATGTGGTGGTATATTGTCTGTGGCGTCTTACCGAGAATCTCGCTGAGCTGGGAAATTGTCATCTCCTTGTTGCGGAGCAGCTGAAGTATCTTCCTCCTCGTATCTTCGAGCATCAATTTTATTATCTCTGGGTCAGTTATGACTTTAATCTTTGCCATCGCTCCCACCCAATTTAAACGTTCTAACGGTTCTTTGAACGTTATGGCATATAACCCTTTTGCTTTCGGCGGTAGGTTTATATATGTCAAGGCTGCCCTCCACTTGATAAGATTTGCGGATAAAATATCCAATGGGTGAGTGGCATGGAGCGCAAGGAACTTGTCCATGGGATCATAATTTCGGCGGTTGTTTTGGGTTTTTATGTTCTCTCGAAGGTTTTAACGTCTGCTCAAATGTCTCTCCTTCTACTTGGTGTGGCTTTTGTTCTGTTCTTCACTGAGATAATCCCTATTGCATTTACCGCCGTCCTCGTCCCCGTGGTGCTCTCCGTAACAGGAATTCTTGACGCAAATACGGCCTTCTCCTATTTCGGTTACAAATGGGTCATAGTGTTCCTCTTCATGTTCATGGTAGGGGAAGGCCTCTTCAGGACAGGCGCGGCTCAAAAAATCGGTGAGCTTGTCGTCAGAATCTCCGGAACAAGCGAGGTTCGTCTTATGCTCTTCATTATGATAGTTACGGCAATCCTCAGCGGTTTTCTCAGCAACACCGCAACCACCGTCGCCTTACTGCCAATTGTCGTTGCTGCCTCTCGCTCGGCTGGAATAAGTCCCAAGCGAATGCTTCTTCCGCTGGCCTGGGCTGCTTCGCTAGGCGGAACTCTCACGGTCATTGGAACACCACCCAACGGAATAGTCAATAGCGTTTTAGAAGAGATGAGCCTTCAGCCTTTTGGCTTCTTTGAGTTTGGAAAAATAGGACTTCCTCTGACGATACTCGGTATAGCCCTGGCGGTAACAGTTGGAAGGAGGTTTCTGCCGAGTTCAGAAGCGTCATTCAGTGGGAGGGCTATCTCAGAACTCGAAGAGGTCCGGGATGACAGAATGTGGCTGGCGATAGTCATCTTCGTACTGACCATACTTGCCATGATGCTCAAGCTCCTTCCGTATCAGACGGCTGCAGCACTTGGGGCCGTCCTCATGGTGGCCTTTGGTATAATCTCTGCTAAAGAGGCCTTCAACTCCGTCAGTTGGACAACTGTCTTCCTCTTCGCTGGAATGCTCCCGCTGAGTAAGGCGATGGAAGTAACTGGGGCAGCGGAGATGGTAGGAAAGGCCGTCACCGGCTATATTCACTCTCCTTATATTCTCCTGCTGGCGATAATGGTTATAGCCTTCCTTCTCGGCAACAGCATGTCCCACACGGCTACAACAGCCATACTATCACCTTTAGCTGTGAGCATTTCCCAGTCTGCTGGTATAAGCCCCTACCCGCTCCTAATGGCGATAGCGATGACCTCATCAATAGGGTTCTGGACGCCGGTTTCAACACCACCCAACACAATAGTCTTCGGTCCTGGGGAATATAGCTTCATGGACTACATAAGGGCGGGAGCAATAATAGAAATTCCCCTCTTCATAGCGCTCTACCTCCTGATAATCCTCCTCTATCCATTTTGATTTTTAGGGAGGGAAAACTTAAATAGAACTGACCGAAAAAATTTCGGAGGTGAATGAGATGGGGGCACCAAAACTGGACTTCATGTTTTACCCGAAAAGCGTGGCTGTCATAGGCGCTTCAAATGTTCCAGGAAAGGTTGGAAACGCGATAATGCGCTCGATAACGCTCAAGTATGAGGGTAAGGTCTACGCTGTCAACGTCAAGGGTGGCGAAGTAGAGGTCAATGGAAAGAAGTTCCCAGTTTATAGGAGCATTAAGGAAATTTCCGATGAGATTGATGTGGCAGTTATCGCCGTTCCGGCCAAGTTTGTTCCTGATGTTATCGATGAGTGTGGCGAGAAGGGTGTTAAGGGCGCAGTCGTCATTTCTGCTGGCTTCAAGGAAGCCGGAAGGGCAGACCTTGAGGAGGAAATTGTTAAGAGAGCCAGAAAGTGGGGCATTCGCTTGGTTGGTCCGAACTGTCTCGGCGTCACAAACCTTGAGAACGGCTTTGACTGCAACTTCAATCCTCCAGAAAGACAGGCTAGGCCACCCGCTGGCAAGATAGCCTTCATGAGCCAGAGTGGTGCTTTTGGGGCTGCCATTCTTGATTGGGCGGCAAGTCACAAGATAGGGATGAGCAAGTTCATCAGCCTCGGCAACATGGCTGACCTTGACGAGAGCGACTTCATGGCCTATCTCGGTGAGGATCCGAAAACGGGCGTCATAACCGGCTACATCGAGGGGGTCAAGGACGGAAGGAAGTTCTTTAACACTGCCAAAGAGGTCACCCTCAAGAAGCCTGTCATAATCCTCAAGAGTGGAAGAACCGAGGCCGGAGCTAAGGCGGCAGCGAGCCACACAGGCTCACTTGCCGGCTCTTACGCCATATACCAGGCAGCTTTCAAACAAGCCGGTGTTCTCGAGGCGAAGAGCATGCGCCAGCTCTTCAACTACGCCAAGGCTCTGGCAATGCAGAAGCCTGCAATGGGCAATCGCGTTGCCATAGTCACAAACGGTGGTGGCGCTGGAGTCATGATGAGCGATGGCCTGCTTGAGCGTGGAATGGAGCTTGCCGAGTTCACCGAGCAGACTAATGAGCGCTTTAGGAAGGACATAGAGGAGGGCAAGCTCCCGCACCACATGAGCTACAAGAACCCGATAGACGTCATTGGCGACGCCCCATCCAACAGATACGAGAGGGCCATGCGCTACGCCCTTGAGGATCCGAACGTTGACGTTCTTGTCGTTATCGCACTCTTCCAGAGCCCCGCTCTCGACGAGGGAATCGTTGATGCTGTTGCAAAGATGCAGGAATACGGCAAGCCTATAGTCTTCGTCGCCCCGGGAGGAGACTATCCGCACAAGATGGCAAGGAATATCGAGCTCAAAGGCGTTCCGGTCTACGAGACTGTTGAGGACGGCGTCGATGCCGTCTATGCCCTCGTCAGATACGGCGAGTGGCTTAGGGAGAATGGAAAACTTTAAATCCTCTTCCTTCCTTTTTCTTCCCATGCTTGGTGATTGTTTTTGGCCTTGGTGAAGCCTTCCTCTTCTGCCCCCGCTTAGTCTGGAGTTTCGTTTCCACTGGAAATGGAGGTGCTTTGAATGGACGAGTTTAAGGTTACCCCATGGGACGTTGAGGGTTTGGTGGACTACAACAAGCTGATAGAGGAATTTGGAACGAGTCCTTTGACGGACGAGCTGCTTGAGAAGACCGCCCAGCTGACCAAGAGCGAGCTACCGCTCTACTTCAGGAGGAGGTTCTTCTTCTCCCACAGGGACTACGATAAGGTTCTTCAGGACTACGAGAGTGGAAAAGGTTTCTTCCTCTACACCGGGAGGGGTCCGAGCGGGCCGATGCACATAGGCCACATCATACCCTTCTTCGCGACGAAGTGGCTCCAGGAGAAGTTCGGCGTGAACCTCTACATCCAGATAACCGACGACGAGAAGTTCCTGTTCAAGGACAAGCTCACCTTTGAGGACACCAAGTATTGGGCCTATCAGAACATCCTTGATATAATAGCGGTCGGCTTCGACCCGGACAGGACATTCATCTTCCAGGACAGCGAGTTCACCAAGATTTACGAGATGGCCATTCCGATAGCCAAGAAGATAAACTTCTCGATGGCGAAAGCCGTTTTCGGCTTTACCGAGCAGAGCAAGATTGGAATGATTTTCTATCCGGCTATTCAGGCTGCACCGACCTTCTTTGAGAAGAAGCGCTGTCTCATTCCGGCGGCCATAGACCAGGATCCCTACTGGAGGCTCCAGCGCGACTTTGCCGAGAGCCTTGGCTACTACAAGACCGCAGCCATCCACAGCAAGTTCGTGCCGGGACTTATGGGCCTCGAAGGGAAGATGAGCGCCAGCAAGCCCGAGACGGCCATCTACCTGACCGACGATCCGGAAGAGGTCGGCAGGAAGATATGGAAGTACGCCCTCACCGGAGGGAGGGCGACAGCAAAGGAGCAACGCGAGAAGGGAGGGGAGCCCGAGAAGTGCGTCGTCTTCAAGTGGCTGGAGATATTCTTCGAAGAGGACGACAAGAAGCTCATGGAGCGCTACCACGCCTGTAAAAACGGCGAGCTTCTCTGCGGCCAGTGCAAGCGCTACCTCATAAAGAAGGTGCAGGAGTTCCTGAAGGAGCACCAGAAGAAGCGCAAGGAGGCCGAGAAGAAGGTCGAAAAGTTCAAGTACACGGGCGAGCTGGCGAGGGAACAGTGGGATAAAGCCGTTCCGGAGGCGCTGAAGGGCTGAGGGGGTGCGCCCTTGCTCCGTCTCCCCTTCCGTGACACCTATTACGAGATCAGGCCGACCAAGATAATAGCGCTCGCCAAGAACTACGCAGAGCACGCTAAGGAAATGGAGAGCGACGTCCCCGAAAGGCCGGTCTTCTTCCTAAAGCCGCCCTCGGCTCTAATCGGTCCCAACTCAACGATAGTCCTCCCACGGATGAGCAAGCGCGTTGACCACGAGGTCGAGCTTGCTGTGATAATCGGCAAGCGCGCGAGAAACGTTCCTGCGAAGAAGGCCCTCGACTACGTCCTCGGTTACACAATACTGCTCGACATTACGGCGAGAGATTTGCAGGCGGAAGCGAGGAAAAGCGGCATGCCATGGACCCTCTCGAAGGGCTTCGATACATTCGCACCTATCGGGCCCAGAGTTGTGGATAAGCGCGAGCTTGACATCAGCGACCTTGAAATCGGTCTGAAGGTAAACGGCGAGCTCAGACAACTCGGCAGAACGAGCGAGATGGTCTTTAAAGTTCCCGAGCTGATAGAGTACATCTCAAGCGTGATGACCCTTGAGCCTGGCGATATAATAGCCACTGGAACGCCCGCTGGTGTCGGTCCGCTCAGGCACGGCGACAGGATTGAGGCGTGGATAGAGGGTATTGGGACTTTAGAGGAGGACGTTATTGCGGAGGACTCGATACTTTGCTGAGAAACTTTTTTCTTTCATAACTCTTTCCGGTTGTGTGGATGAGTGCCTTGCTGTTTTCCTCGTTGTGCTTTTGGTTCTCTCTGCCGGCTGCGTTGAGACCAAGTTCGTTTACATCAAAGCGAAGTTCTTAGGTTCTGGAGAAACTCTGGAGTACGTCTTCGCTGGCCCCTCTAACCTAACGGTGAAGATTGACTCCAACATTCCTGCAGATGTGAAGATATTATCAAACGACGGTGAAGTTTTGACGGACTTTGGAGAAACCCAGCGCATAGACATGGTGATTGAGCTGCCCAAAGGAAAGTGGAAGCTCATCATACACAATCCGGGCAACAAAAAAGCCGTTTTAAATATATGGCACTGAGGGGT of the Thermococcus onnurineus NA1 genome contains:
- a CDS encoding DUF211 domain-containing protein; the protein is MAKGIRLLVLDVLKPHQPIVTELALGLSELEGVDGVNITLVEIDKETENVKITMVGDNLDYEEIVRTIEEFGGVVHSIDMVAAGKKIVEEGETPQDKLEEY
- a CDS encoding bifunctional ADP-dependent NAD(P)H-hydrate dehydratase/NAD(P)H-hydrate epimerase; translated protein: MRIEDVYIWDINAKWLGISPFQLMENAGAGVARTIEEKFGKGLKVAVFSGTGNNGGDGFVAARHLSFENDVTLFLIGDEAKIRSEEAKHNWEILKGLDFVRIKILKDSTYIKALDLSGFDVIVDALLGAGTKGEPREPIRSAIEKINEYAGKAKIVSVDLPSGYPSAVRVKADFAVTFQWDKEEYDGFERVVVKIGYPKELYHLVGPGDAKFALRKKGEHKGQNGRLLIIGGSEDYFGAPYLAAKAASYLVDLVYLVMPEYPAKRIADPDIILRPVEGKNFTKEHLEEVLALAEKSDAVIIGPGIGLREETKEFVREFVKRCEKPLVIDADGLKGIAEDLSVLKGKTFVLTPHGGEFKVLFGVKPEGSFQEKAELVRAKAREIGGVILLKGAYDVISDGKTWKYNRTGNRGMTTGGTGDVLAGLVGALLALGNEPLRAASVGAFINGLAGDMVKDELGENFTALEVAKKVPHAVKWVVEF
- a CDS encoding fumarylacetoacetate hydrolase family protein translates to MLRLPFRDTYYEIRPTKIIALAKNYAEHAKEMESDVPERPVFFLKPPSALIGPNSTIVLPRMSKRVDHEVELAVIIGKRARNVPAKKALDYVLGYTILLDITARDLQAEARKSGMPWTLSKGFDTFAPIGPRVVDKRELDISDLEIGLKVNGELRQLGRTSEMVFKVPELIEYISSVMTLEPGDIIATGTPAGVGPLRHGDRIEAWIEGIGTLEEDVIAEDSILC
- a CDS encoding SLC13 family permease, which codes for MERKELVHGIIISAVVLGFYVLSKVLTSAQMSLLLLGVAFVLFFTEIIPIAFTAVLVPVVLSVTGILDANTAFSYFGYKWVIVFLFMFMVGEGLFRTGAAQKIGELVVRISGTSEVRLMLFIMIVTAILSGFLSNTATTVALLPIVVAASRSAGISPKRMLLPLAWAASLGGTLTVIGTPPNGIVNSVLEEMSLQPFGFFEFGKIGLPLTILGIALAVTVGRRFLPSSEASFSGRAISELEEVRDDRMWLAIVIFVLTILAMMLKLLPYQTAAALGAVLMVAFGIISAKEAFNSVSWTTVFLFAGMLPLSKAMEVTGAAEMVGKAVTGYIHSPYILLLAIMVIAFLLGNSMSHTATTAILSPLAVSISQSAGISPYPLLMAIAMTSSIGFWTPVSTPPNTIVFGPGEYSFMDYIRAGAIIEIPLFIALYLLIILLYPF
- a CDS encoding tryptophan--tRNA ligase; translation: MDEFKVTPWDVEGLVDYNKLIEEFGTSPLTDELLEKTAQLTKSELPLYFRRRFFFSHRDYDKVLQDYESGKGFFLYTGRGPSGPMHIGHIIPFFATKWLQEKFGVNLYIQITDDEKFLFKDKLTFEDTKYWAYQNILDIIAVGFDPDRTFIFQDSEFTKIYEMAIPIAKKINFSMAKAVFGFTEQSKIGMIFYPAIQAAPTFFEKKRCLIPAAIDQDPYWRLQRDFAESLGYYKTAAIHSKFVPGLMGLEGKMSASKPETAIYLTDDPEEVGRKIWKYALTGGRATAKEQREKGGEPEKCVVFKWLEIFFEEDDKKLMERYHACKNGELLCGQCKRYLIKKVQEFLKEHQKKRKEAEKKVEKFKYTGELAREQWDKAVPEALKG
- a CDS encoding acetate--CoA ligase family protein, whose amino-acid sequence is MGAPKLDFMFYPKSVAVIGASNVPGKVGNAIMRSITLKYEGKVYAVNVKGGEVEVNGKKFPVYRSIKEISDEIDVAVIAVPAKFVPDVIDECGEKGVKGAVVISAGFKEAGRADLEEEIVKRARKWGIRLVGPNCLGVTNLENGFDCNFNPPERQARPPAGKIAFMSQSGAFGAAILDWAASHKIGMSKFISLGNMADLDESDFMAYLGEDPKTGVITGYIEGVKDGRKFFNTAKEVTLKKPVIILKSGRTEAGAKAAASHTGSLAGSYAIYQAAFKQAGVLEAKSMRQLFNYAKALAMQKPAMGNRVAIVTNGGGAGVMMSDGLLERGMELAEFTEQTNERFRKDIEEGKLPHHMSYKNPIDVIGDAPSNRYERAMRYALEDPNVDVLVVIALFQSPALDEGIVDAVAKMQEYGKPIVFVAPGGDYPHKMARNIELKGVPVYETVEDGVDAVYALVRYGEWLRENGKL
- a CDS encoding alpha-amylase, which codes for MARKAAVAVLMAILISMSLFAVPARAETLENGGVIMQAFYWDVPMGGIWWDTIRAKVPEWSQAGIAAIWLPPASKGMSGNYSMGYDPYDYFDLGEYDQKGTVETRFGSKDELISLINTAHAYNMKVVADIVINHRAGGDLEWNPFVNDYTWTDFSGVASGKYTACYLDFHPNDVSYADEGTFGGFPDIDHDKEWNQYWLWKSNESYAAYLRSIGIDAWRFDYVKGYPAWVVNSWLSYWGGWAVGEYWDTNVDALLNWAYSSGAKVFDFPLYYKMDEAFDNNNIPALVDALRYGQTVVSRDPFKAVTFVANHDTDIIWNKYPAYAFILTYEGQPMIFYRDYEEWLNKDKLINLIWIHDNLAGGSTDIVYYDSDELIFVRSGYGSKPGLITYINLGSSKAGRWVYVPKFAGSCIHEYTGNLGGWIDKWVDSSGWVYLEAPAHDPANGQYGYSVWSYCGVG
- a CDS encoding winged helix-turn-helix domain-containing protein yields the protein MAKIKVITDPEIIKLMLEDTRRKILQLLRNKEMTISQLSEILGKTPQTIYHHIEKLKEAGLVEVKRTEMKGNLVEKYYGRTADAFYINLYLGDEELRYLARSRLKTKLEIFKALGYEFDDDELLDVMDNILEKEHEYKTEISKEIEVNEEKLKDFSNEDIIHAIEWLAMAKMGRDEEAMELLRKLGKILKK
- a CDS encoding ArsR/SmtB family transcription factor, with protein sequence MKGVLIITEPEKVKVLSEETRFKILQLLRERPMTIIELSSALGKDRTTVYRHVKILENAGLIKELDNDGNERIYTRTARLFLIKADPDEVIEEFRQAYLQVEAEKLIQILEKAGAKIKDREKLKHLTKTVLNEIELNSQPILKRISQAKVDLTEVELFHLFNMLVFLQSCELCEKAKEVKKLVEF